GGGAGGGTTAGAGACAAGTAGATGTATTAATTGATTGGACTGTAAAActctttttaacaaaataaagcaACCAGATATTTATGAATGGGAAATGATTGTCAATTTCCGGTAAAActtttttggatatatataggATAAAATCTGTTTAGACAGAGACACAAAAGAATACAAAGAACATGcctttttcaaaataaaaaataaaatacaaagaacATTCAACACATCAGATCACTGTTATCATCAAGTTATCAACCGAATATTGACCATTCCTTCAAcatattgtccaaacaaaacaatatataaacgAGGAGGTGATCAAATTAGTTAAGACTTTTATTAGTTTAGGTTTGATGGCCAAGAGGCAAGGGTTGAGGCGATCGACAGAGATGCGGCAATCCGAAAGTAATAGTGTACTTATTAGGTTTGTGTCTTAAAAGCCTCATTACACATGCGACCATTAGATGCTTTTATGTAACGACTTTATGGTGTTTTTTATTTCACTCTAAAAGTTCTTAAAAGTGACTAGTTTATGTAACAAATTATATACCGTATGATCTTTTTGTAGAGATGTCAGAATCTATCACGATAAGAGACTATTATGATATGAATAAAACTATTTTCGCTTTTGCTTTCTCCTTATGCCAATTCACTTACAGTGACATTAGAGTTACCTCTGTAGAAAGAATGCAATATggtataaatgaaaaaaaaattaagtggcATAGTCAAAGTTATTCGAAATATTGTTTTACTTGTGCAAGCCATTTAATTTCATGGTTTGactaaaaaatcatttatattaataatttttaaaccataagatctaaatttcttttttttttttgatgaatttgaaatttattgatcaaaatatgaactcatttacaaaagaattaaaGAATCATAAAAAATGTCTTAGTTCTTGTCATTACGTGACTATAATCGACTCTAAACTCTCACTACGTCAAACCACCTTCTCGACTCTAAACTCTCACTACGTGACTAAATCGACTCGACTCTAAAGATCTAAATTTCAAATCTTTGGAAACTTAGATTACTATCAAGTATCaactataaaaaattaattgagaGAAAGCTTACAAAAATTTAAGCATGGTACAGTCATACATCGATTTTCATAAGATGGCTGAAAATTATACAGTTAtatgtaaattttcataaaacatGTATAATTATGGGTTAACATTTGTGTATGTAATGTTCTCATGATTTGTGATAGTGTACTAATCTACGTCTACAACTTCTTTAAAGTTTTGAACTTTTTGTAATTGTGGTAAAGAACTTGCTTGTTTAAAAGATTCGATGATTCAAGTatgaaaatgttgttttattGATTTCATATTCGCTGATTCTTGTTCAAAAGATAGGTTCTTTATCAGGCTTAGAGATTATGGTGTTGTATCTAATGGTTTGTAAGGAGTTTGGAAAATTCAAGGAGGTTAGTGAACACATTGTATCGAATTGTGGTTACATGCTGTTGAGTTTTAGTGTCTCTATAGCTCAGTTTGGCCAAGAAGTTTAGGTATAGTAAGTATAGATTATGAGAAGAGAGCATATAAAATGTTGTGCTTCGTCAGAACAggaagaatattctttttacaAACCATATAATCAACCTTCTCTGTTTCAGTATACTTTGGGTTACAAGGCCAGACCTTAACTATTGTAAACGccatttctctctttttaaaaCCAAAAGGGTTCAAGTGGCTTTTTATATGTTTGAAATAGCGTGGTGTTCAAATTAACCATTGTATTATATAAGCTCAGTTAcaataaataacatattatatggatcatacaaaaactttaaaatattgaACAAGCACTGATAAATACtttgaataaaattatgtttctaTAACTTTCCTAACCATAAATTTGTGAGTTTTTTAAAGATTCAACCTGAAATGCCTATACTAACGGAAAACTGTTTGGAGATGTGTACATTCCGTGTGTATCTATATATAGACTTATTCTtacagaaccaaaaaaaaactattattagaCAAGTTCAACAGAAAACTGGTGCAGATCACGATCACAGTTGTAACGAATTTACTAAAACTGGCAACCACTCCTTTTCTTTAAGAACCACTCCTTCTTCCCTTCTCTTGTCCTATTCTCTATCAACTCATCTTGTAACTTTTGTTCTCGTTCATTTATCTCTTCAAAgcttataaactaataattaattCAGTTAAGATGGATCAAGCAGAGCTTTGCCGGATATTCCAAATGTTCGACAAGAACGGCGACGGCAAAATCACCAAACAAGAGCTGAATGATTCATTGAAGAATCTTGGAATCTACATCCCAGAGCAAGAGCTGGTGCAGATGATTGAGAAGATTGATCTCAACGGTGATGGGTACGTGGACAGCGAGGAGTTCGGAGGGCTGTTCGAGACGATCATGGAGGAGAGAGACGAGGAGGAGGACATGAGAGAGGCTTTCAATGTGTTTGATCAAAACCGAGACGGGTTCATCACGGTGGAAGAGCTGAGATCCGTGTTGGCTTCCTTGGGGCTCAAGCAAGGAAGGACGCTTGATGAATGCAAGAGGATGATTGGCAAAGTTGATGTTGATGGAGATGGGATGGTGGATTTCAAGGAGTttaagaagatgatgaaagctGGTGGATTTGCCGCCTTGTGATCAAAACTTGTAAAAGAAGCCCattttagggttagggtttgtgACCCAAAATCATTGTTTTATTCTTCGGAATGATATAGGGCAAAACCTTGAAGAGAATTAATAAATGGATTTGCAAAGATAACGAAACTTTGTGAGCTAATTCGTTTGATTCTTCATCACAAAATATTGTTGATGAACTTGCTTTGATGGGTCTCTGAAACATAACCATGGATCTGAttcttttataatttgtaatatttggtTGTGAATTGTGATGCACTTCGCTTGTTAATTACCAGTTTTAAGCTTTATACGATAAAGATCATGCCATGCAGaatttgaaatttcttttgACTATTTTTCTAAACTGACGTCTGCTCTTTAGCATCAAAGCCCgtctagctcagttggtagagcgcaAGGCTCTTAACCTTGTGGTCGTGGGTTcgagccccacggtgggcgtatttatttttcatttttgtgttatttttgAGAGCTTAGATAGACAAGTACTTGACAGCCATTCCCCTCCTCCGTAATGTAATGGATTGAGAATTAATTACGCGACCAAGTCAGTAGATTAAGCTCTGACATTTCTGACCGTTTCTGTCAGATTTGTTGCCGTCGAAAAGTTTTGACCAAATTATATTTCCGTTGGAAATCTATCAAATTTTCTGGCCAAAAAAATTTCGATCAGAAtctccttaaaaaaaaaacctttttcttGTAGCTAGTGATAAACAGAACCGGTTCAGTGTACTGCATGTTACCAACAGGTTTGTGATGAAAGATGGAAACACATTAGTTTCCGGGTTGGAGCAGGAAGAAAGTTCAGAGAAGGCTTGCTTGCCCATTGAGGCATTGGGGCTCACAGTAGCTCCTGAAATACTTTTAGACGCGTTAAAGAAAATGGGTATAGCCGGGTTCATAGAATACAGCACAGGTGGGAATGGATGAGAAGACAAGAGTATGATCAATATAACAAATCCTAGCAGTGGCCTGATAGAGACCTGAGAGACGGGTACTGAACTGATATTATAACAGACGATGACAATGTAGCTATCAGATCATCCAGAAAATTAATGGAATTATTGATGGAACTTAGAGCAACTTAAATTCACCAGATCTTTCAGAGCACAAAATTTGAAGCCTCATTCATTCAAAAAGTTTCATAAACCAAATCATAGAAAGTGACTTATTATTATATGGAACATAAAGTCTAAGCGCTTTATGACTGAAGAACGTACAAATAGATCTTCCTTGGTTTTCCTGTTACGTGAAGTATGTTCATTGGCTATAAACACTTTCCTCGATTTCTTCGGGATTTTGCATTGGTTACATAAATAATGTAAAGTACTAAAGAAGTGAAAGGATCATGTAAAATACTACTAAAGAAGTCATAGTTGCTAGTTGTTTTCTTAATAATTGCTTTCTCCTCTCCTCTGGTGTAGCTGTGATACTGAAAGACTATATAAATATGAGTGAGGGTTAAAGGTCAACACAATCTTCTTTGTAACACCTATGTTACATGAACGGAAACGGGTACGCAGAAGCGTATGGAAACGCataatcaaatttttaaaaaaattaggaagcgggtacgtattaaaaacatatatatatacatatataatattttaaaaaaaaaatctaaaactaaaaattatatggtttaaatttaaaataaaacattattcatttacaataattttgaaatgatttcatattaaaactgtgaaaatacacataaattaaatttaaaagtaaattattatattaattacttttaatactttataattaactgacataatatatttgaatatatgatttatctataataaaaaacctcaatgcataaagataatttatagtattaattttaatatttgtatatttatattctctcattcaatactattaaaatttggattttatatatattaaaaactataattttatatttttattgatataagacATTGTGTTTTTTAAAGAACGaaagcgtgattccaaaacggaatcgtaagcttccaacgtgtttttaaagagaatattttagaagcgttttggaagcgagattccgtaAGCATCCACAAGGTTCCGATGCATCCGTGCAACGTAGTTACAACACTGAGTACGTAAATAATGTGTATGCATcagttacaaatttatttttttgttaaaaattacaACAAAGTGCACTGAAACAATTTTACTCTATACTTATCTGGTTAggattttgcttctttttttggaTGGTTTTTCTGCGTCTTGCCAACATAGAACCAACCGACGCATGCACCTACAGGAAAAAAGGCAGCTGTAGAAATGCTGGCTGCGATAATAGCCATGGAGTAGAAATCTGGAACTGGACCATCGAGATCATTGTGGGACACTGAGAACTGTTGGAGTCGTGGACTTGAGCCTAACCCGGATGGGAAGTGACCGGTGAACCAGTTATGATCAAGCAAAAGCGTTTTTAAGTAGTACATATTTGACAGACTAGCAGGGATATTACTAGCAAAGTTATTGTGAGAGAGGTCTAGAGTAACAAGATATGGAATAAATGAGAAAAATTCTGATGGGATAATGCCATATAGGTTGTTTCCAGTGAGATTTAGACTCTCCATGGAAGTACATAACGTAACACCACTAGGAAACTCTCCCTTTAGACCATATCCCCCAAGATTGATGCTTAGCACCCTATTCTGTTCACTACCCCAGCATTCCACGCCAAAGAATTTGCAGATATAACCTTCACTGTAGTTTCCAAATATCCAATTAGAAAGATGTGCTTTGGGGTCCTGGAGTTGGGATTTTAAGCTTTTCAGGCAGTTTATGTCGGTCTCAAATGAATAGTTCAAGCTAGAGACCAGTAACACCCAGAGACAGCTCCGGAAGAAAATGGCACAaactagcttagcaaccatcaTAAACCTGAAAGTAAAGCATACATGTAAGATGATAAATTTAGTAGTACACAAATAAAGAATACATTCGTAACACCTAAAGATGGCGAGTAAGAATCTAGCAATCACAAACCATCATGGCCTAACTTCGAAATGACGAATGATGAGAAAAGAAGACTCACTTGATGAAATTACGATAGCATTTACCAGGAACAAGACAGGgtgagttttgtttcttttcttttgttgatcACCTCTCCTTgataacaagaagaagaagaagaagaagaagcaaagcaCATGGCTCGTGGGTATAAGAAAATGATTCTTAAAGAACAAGTTGTATAAGAAAATGTAGATGAATAACATAGAAGAAGACATTGACCAAAACCAAAGATTTGAATCAAAgagaacaaaaattatataatgaaaTCTGTTTACTATTAAATTCAGCTAGCTTGATCACTGCGTCAACAGCATTATTTATAGGCTTATAGCTCTTCaacttcctttcttcttcttccttttcacTCGGTACCATTCATGTTCATATGGTTATATAACCAGAATGGAGACTGTATGCACTAGGATGAAGCATCAATTTGTACAAAACTGCATTTGATTCTGTCAAGTTTTGACCAATGTGTTGGTCTGTCCGAAGATGAACTGAAAGAAAATATGAATTCtagaatataatttaatgtcgtaataaataatcaaaatatttttaccaGTCAACATTGTTGCGTCAAATCCAGTTAAAGAAGAGAATCAAATATTATATGAATACCAACGTAGCTGCCTTTTTaaccttacgaaaatattgatttttcggtaaatactctatatactgaatcttat
This genomic interval from Brassica napus cultivar Da-Ae unplaced genomic scaffold, Da-Ae ScsIHWf_2661;HRSCAF=3418, whole genome shotgun sequence contains the following:
- the LOC125601822 gene encoding probably inactive leucine-rich repeat receptor-like protein kinase At5g48380 gives rise to the protein MCFASSSSSSSCYQGEVINKRKETKLTLSCSWFMMVAKLVCAIFFRSCLWVLLVSSLNYSFETDINCLKSLKSQLQDPKAHLSNWIFGNYSEGYICKFFGVECWGSEQNRVLSINLGGYGLKGEFPSGVTLCTSMESLNLTGNNLYGIIPSEFFSFIPYLVTLDLSHNNFASNIPASLSNMYYLKTLLLDHNWFTGHFPSGLGSSPRLQQFSVSHNDLDGPVPDFYSMAIIAASISTAAFFPVGACVGWFYVGKTQKNHPKKEAKS
- the LOC125601823 gene encoding calmodulin-like protein 3, whose amino-acid sequence is MDQAELCRIFQMFDKNGDGKITKQELNDSLKNLGIYIPEQELVQMIEKIDLNGDGYVDSEEFGGLFETIMEERDEEEDMREAFNVFDQNRDGFITVEELRSVLASLGLKQGRTLDECKRMIGKVDVDGDGMVDFKEFKKMMKAGGFAAL